In the genome of Candida dubliniensis CD36 chromosome 3, complete sequence, the window ggaaaaaaaaaaattgttaattaattattctTTGCAACATCATCCTGATTCAAAAAACAACCTACAAGAATGCAGAGAAGATTCGTGCAAACTGCTTCGTATTTaattagaagaaataaAGTGGCATGCAGATTCAATCGTTATAACGGTTTGCCGGTTGCCTTTTATTCCACAAAGACAGTACCTTTCACAGCAGATACTTACTCCCAAAAAGTCCAACGCGATTCAAAGTACAAGCAACTTGAATCCaaagatattgaatttttcaaaagtgTTTTACCTGAAAATTCCATTATCACTGATAAGGACGActtattgttttttaatGAAGATTGGATGAGAAAATATAGAGGTCAATCACAATTGGTATTGAAGCCCAAGACCACTGAGCAAGTCGCCTCTATCTTAAAGTATTGTAATGACAACAAGCTAGCTGTTGTTCCCCAAGGAGGGAATACTGGGTTGGTAGGTGGCTCTAATCCAatttttgatgaaattattatttcctTGTCGTCCATGAACAAAATCAGATCGTTTGATCCTGTCAGTGGTATATTGAAAGTAGACGCAGGTGTTATTTTGGAAACTGCTGATCAGTATTTGGCTGAGCAGGGCTATATCTTCCCACTTGACTTGGGAGCTAAAGGATCTTGTCATGTTGGTGGTAATGTTGCTTGTAATGCTGGTGGCTTGCGTTTGTTGCGATACGGTTCTTTGCATGGTTCTGTTTTAGGTTTGGAAGCTGTCTTGCCTGACGGTACGGTTTATAACTCTATGCATTCATTGCGTAAAGATAATACTGGTtatgatttgaaacaattgtttattggATCTGAAGGTACTTTGGGTATTATAACTGGTGTTTCAATTCTATGTCCATCAAGACCACAAGCGCAAAATGTGGCATTTTTAGCTGTTTCGAGTTATGAGGCCGTTCAAAAGGTTTTTGTTCAGGCCAGAAAAGAGTTGCAAGAGATTTTGTCTGCTTTTGAATTCATGGACAACACGTCCCAAAAGTTGACTGCTAAGCATTTAGGTTTGGAGCACCCTATTGAAAGTGGTGACTTCCCATTCTATGTGTTAATTGAAACCTCTGGTTCCAACAAAGAGCATGATGAcgaaaaattggaaacatTCTTGGGGAATGCAATGGAAGAAGGTTTAGTTGACGATGGAATTATTGCTCAAGATGAAGCGCAAATACAATCGTTGTGGTCATGGAGAGAGTCGATTCCAGAAGCAACCACTATTGGGGGCGGTGTTTATAAATATGACGTCTCGATTCCATTGGCAGATCTTTATGGCTTAGTTGTGGATGTCAATGCCAGATTAAATGATGCTGGAATTGCCAGTTTGGACGATGAATCGAAACCTGTGCTTGCTGCATTGGGTTACGGGCATATTGGAGACGGGAATTTACACTTGAACGTTTCTGTAAGAAAGTATTCTCctgaaattgaaactatTTTGGAACCATTTGTTTATGAATGGATTGCTAAAAAGCATGGATCTATTTCGGCTGAGCATGGGTTGGGTttccaaaagaaaaactatATTGGATATTCCAAAAATGAGGTTGAGattaaattaatcaaagaaatcaaacaacATTATGATCCAAACGGGATCATGAACCCTTATAAGTACGTGTAAATGAGTTAGTTGAAAACAGTGTTTGTAAATAATCCTGCTTTATGCAAAAGGCATTTATATAttacatttatttattcatgTTATTGTAAATACCCTGTCTAGTTTTATTGACGTTCGAAAATATTTAGGGCTAGTCCGCATAGCCATTGGAATGGTAGTCCATCAATCATGTAGATagtattataatttttccCTTCTGTGTTAAAACTTCCATAAACTCGCTCCAGATTTACTAAACTAATTAAGATATAAAAAATGTGTATTTAAAACATGTACTAATAACTAAACAAGACTTATTTGCTTTGTACACAAATATGAACCGAAACTAAAAATCATAATGAtagaagaaatagaaaatagGGGTATAACAATATTAATCACCAAT includes:
- a CDS encoding D-lactate dehydrogenase [cytochrome] 2, mitochondrial precursor, putative (Similar to S. cerevisiae DLD2) translates to MQRRFVQTASYLIRRNKVACRFNRYNGLPVAFYSTKTVPFTADTYSQKVQRDSKYKQLESKDIEFFKSVLPENSIITDKDDLLFFNEDWMRKYRGQSQLVLKPKTTEQVASILKYCNDNKLAVVPQGGNTGLVGGSNPIFDEIIISLSSMNKIRSFDPVSGILKVDAGVILETADQYLAEQGYIFPLDLGAKGSCHVGGNVACNAGGLRLLRYGSLHGSVLGLEAVLPDGTVYNSMHSLRKDNTGYDLKQLFIGSEGTLGIITGVSILCPSRPQAQNVAFLAVSSYEAVQKVFVQARKELQEILSAFEFMDNTSQKLTAKHLGLEHPIESGDFPFYVLIETSGSNKEHDDEKLETFLGNAMEEGLVDDGIIAQDEAQIQSLWSWRESIPEATTIGGGVYKYDVSIPLADLYGLVVDVNARLNDAGIASLDDESKPVLAALGYGHIGDGNLHLNVSVRKYSPEIETILEPFVYEWIAKKHGSISAEHGLGFQKKNYIGYSKNEVEIKLIKEIKQHYDPNGIMNPYKYV